One genomic region from Hoeflea algicola encodes:
- a CDS encoding antirestriction protein ArdA, whose translation MTAQRIYAACLAAYNNGILHGRWIDAANDADEMQEQVDAMLSESPIPDAEEWAIHDHEGLGNIGEYAGLEAVAKRVKLAELAEDRNIPLAVLMSYVEEYCSDGDDLERDLDDKYAGEFTDAGDWAAEQAENMGREIPDWLDCYIDWEGVSRDWLMDYSSYEHDGTTYLFHNY comes from the coding sequence ATGACCGCTCAGAGAATTTATGCCGCATGCCTTGCAGCTTATAACAACGGCATCTTGCATGGCCGCTGGATCGACGCGGCCAACGACGCCGACGAAATGCAAGAACAGGTTGACGCCATGCTGAGTGAAAGCCCCATTCCGGATGCTGAAGAATGGGCAATCCACGATCATGAGGGTTTAGGCAATATCGGCGAATACGCCGGTCTGGAAGCGGTGGCCAAGCGTGTGAAGCTTGCTGAACTGGCTGAGGACCGCAACATCCCGCTTGCCGTATTGATGTCCTACGTCGAGGAATACTGCAGCGATGGCGACGACCTTGAACGGGATCTGGATGACAAATACGCCGGGGAGTTCACCGACGCTGGCGACTGGGCTGCAGAGCAAGCCGAAAACATGGGGCGCGAAATCCCGGACTGGCTTGACTGTTACATCGACTGGGAGGGTGTCTCGCGTGATTGGCTCATGGATTACTCGTCTTACGAGCACGACGGCACGACCTATCTTTTCCACAATTACTGA
- the terL gene encoding phage terminase large subunit → MPRPNEINPKTGKRYNFVDPEKQLAAMKSQLKAAKRLEAALKARDSLLEYTKFTMPDPLNMNDFTKSRYEPELFHEAVASDLTKLIDGTLGTDQIIFCMPPRHGKTQLSTKSITAWVSGKYPEWDIGVASYSDTMANDMGADTRAILQSAQHKTVFPDYKLRRGGNAKDNIQTDKGGRLVFVGRGGALTGRGMNLGIGDDLFKDHEEARSQTIRDAAWNWFTKVFMTRRMGRKIVILTMTRWHSDDIIGRLTDPENPCYNAIEAKKWKIIRLPAIAEEDDPLGRKEGEALWPARYDLDFLQSQQRLDPLGFAALYQQRPTVADGILFRRETLQYYTPADLPDDLRFYCASDHAVGTKQRNDPSCFIKVGVDRQDNIYLIDCIWRRMASDAAVEAMLAMGSGNMKPLLWWAERGHISKSIGPFLYKRMQETGKYINIVEVTPAVDKEQRAQSIAARVAMGKVYFPKVSWWTEKAVDEMLAFPNGTRDDFVDALAYIGLGLGSQFGPSSGKSGRAAPKEGTFAWVKRNEEWHAARKRAASNGGF, encoded by the coding sequence ATGCCACGCCCGAACGAGATCAACCCGAAGACAGGCAAGCGTTACAACTTCGTTGATCCGGAGAAGCAACTCGCGGCGATGAAGTCGCAGCTCAAAGCCGCCAAGCGGCTGGAAGCGGCTCTGAAAGCCCGCGACAGTTTGCTCGAATACACCAAGTTCACGATGCCCGATCCGCTCAACATGAACGACTTCACCAAGTCGCGCTACGAGCCGGAGTTGTTCCACGAAGCGGTCGCCAGCGACTTGACGAAGCTCATCGACGGCACGCTCGGGACCGACCAGATCATCTTCTGCATGCCGCCGCGGCACGGCAAAACGCAGCTCTCTACCAAGAGCATAACGGCGTGGGTGAGCGGGAAGTATCCAGAATGGGATATCGGCGTTGCGTCCTACTCCGACACCATGGCCAATGATATGGGCGCGGACACCCGGGCTATCCTGCAGTCGGCGCAGCACAAGACCGTATTCCCTGATTACAAGCTGCGGCGCGGCGGTAACGCCAAGGACAACATTCAGACCGATAAAGGCGGGCGCCTGGTCTTCGTTGGCCGCGGCGGGGCGCTGACCGGGCGCGGTATGAACCTCGGCATCGGGGATGACCTCTTCAAGGATCACGAGGAAGCCCGCTCGCAGACGATCAGGGACGCAGCCTGGAACTGGTTCACGAAAGTATTCATGACGCGGCGCATGGGGCGCAAGATCGTTATTCTGACCATGACGCGGTGGCACTCTGACGACATCATCGGGCGCCTGACAGACCCGGAAAATCCCTGCTACAACGCTATCGAAGCGAAGAAGTGGAAGATCATCCGTCTGCCGGCGATAGCCGAAGAAGACGACCCGCTCGGGCGTAAGGAGGGTGAGGCACTGTGGCCGGCCCGCTACGATCTCGACTTCCTGCAGTCACAGCAACGGCTCGATCCGCTCGGCTTCGCCGCGCTTTACCAGCAGCGCCCGACAGTGGCCGACGGCATCCTGTTCCGGCGCGAGACGTTACAATATTACACTCCTGCCGATCTGCCGGACGATCTGCGTTTCTATTGCGCGTCCGACCACGCGGTAGGGACCAAGCAGCGTAACGACCCGTCATGCTTCATCAAGGTCGGCGTCGACCGGCAGGACAACATCTATCTGATCGACTGTATCTGGCGCCGGATGGCGTCGGACGCCGCGGTCGAGGCGATGCTGGCGATGGGCAGCGGCAACATGAAGCCGCTACTGTGGTGGGCTGAACGTGGCCATATATCGAAGTCCATCGGCCCGTTTCTCTACAAGCGCATGCAGGAGACCGGCAAATACATCAACATCGTCGAGGTGACGCCGGCTGTCGACAAGGAGCAGCGTGCGCAGTCAATCGCCGCTCGCGTCGCCATGGGCAAGGTGTATTTCCCGAAAGTGTCCTGGTGGACTGAAAAGGCCGTCGACGAGATGCTGGCGTTTCCGAACGGAACGCGAGATGACTTTGTCGATGCTCTCGCGTATATTGGCCTCGGCTTGGGCAGCCAGTTTGGCCCCTCAAGCGGTAAATCGGGGCGGGCGGCGCCGAAAGAAGGCACCTTCGCCTGGGTCAAACGTAATGAAGAATGGCACGCGGCGCGTAAACGCGCGGCTTCGAACGGCGGTTTTTGA
- a CDS encoding acyltransferase family protein encodes MNRIEPLHSLRGAAAIGVVFAHAYGATDLPFEFPRHAPQIGVDIFFAISGFVMMFAHREQFGSKANAASFLRKRAIRIVPLYWLLTLLAVALGIFAPFLFRNTAAFTPEWVIGSLLFIPVSSPDGFTVPVLGVGWTLNYEAIFYVIFAAGMLAPIRYGLPFVVAALIVIVPSYPMSVEFLFGMAVAWTVQSRPEMLRAYRPALMLLVLCAIPATLFVPPEDGFVRAIAWGIPAAALVALIVTAKRAFGGSVLGDASYAIYLVQVFTLPAAFKLFRGLGLDNPFAAIAFAVALTIAAGIVLWYAFEKPALHLLRSATGSRLSPAQTHL; translated from the coding sequence ATGAACCGGATCGAACCCCTTCACAGCCTGAGAGGTGCTGCGGCAATCGGCGTTGTGTTTGCGCACGCCTATGGGGCCACTGATCTGCCGTTCGAGTTCCCGCGCCATGCTCCGCAGATAGGGGTCGATATCTTTTTCGCTATCAGCGGGTTTGTGATGATGTTCGCCCACCGCGAGCAATTCGGCAGCAAGGCCAATGCTGCAAGCTTCCTGCGCAAGCGCGCTATTCGGATCGTGCCGCTGTATTGGCTTCTGACCCTGCTTGCAGTTGCCCTCGGGATATTCGCCCCGTTCCTGTTTCGGAACACAGCCGCGTTTACCCCCGAATGGGTGATTGGTTCACTGCTGTTTATCCCGGTCTCATCGCCGGATGGGTTTACGGTCCCGGTCCTGGGCGTTGGCTGGACGCTCAACTACGAAGCGATTTTCTATGTGATCTTTGCCGCCGGAATGCTGGCACCGATCCGCTACGGACTGCCGTTCGTGGTGGCCGCGCTGATCGTCATTGTCCCGAGCTACCCGATGTCTGTGGAGTTTCTATTCGGGATGGCCGTTGCCTGGACGGTTCAATCAAGGCCGGAAATGCTGCGAGCCTACCGGCCTGCGCTTATGCTGCTGGTTCTGTGCGCCATCCCCGCAACACTGTTCGTGCCGCCGGAAGATGGGTTTGTCCGCGCGATCGCGTGGGGCATTCCCGCCGCCGCCCTTGTCGCCTTGATAGTCACCGCCAAACGCGCCTTCGGAGGCTCGGTTCTTGGCGATGCGTCCTATGCGATTTACCTTGTGCAGGTCTTCACCCTGCCGGCCGCGTTCAAGCTGTTTCGTGGCCTTGGGCTGGACAACCCATTTGCCGCAATCGCCTTTGCCGTAGCGCTGACGATCGCGGCGGGGATTGTCCTTTGGTACGCTTTTGAAAAGCCGGCCCTTCACCTACTGCGCAGCGCTACAGGTTCCAGGCTATCTCCTGCGCAAACACACCTTTAG
- a CDS encoding M15 family metallopeptidase, with the protein MADNPLSRFAVGGATRPDSFSGMQPEFASALQQMFESAPPDIQQQLRVGSGFRSPEKQAELWQGALQKYGSPEAARKWVAPPGRSQHNHGNAADLKYLNDAARQWAHSNAANYGLAFPLSNEDWHVELAGARGRGSHAPVQAVQGRGAVPGAQPQTGPTAFGDAVAPRGPVDFGSAISGYLAQRQQRDEEAAAEQQRRALLFGGIGSMYG; encoded by the coding sequence ATGGCCGATAACCCGCTCTCCCGTTTTGCCGTTGGCGGCGCCACCCGACCGGACAGCTTCTCCGGCATGCAGCCGGAATTTGCGTCTGCGCTGCAACAGATGTTCGAAAGCGCCCCGCCAGATATCCAGCAGCAGCTTCGGGTCGGATCGGGCTTCCGGTCTCCGGAAAAACAGGCTGAATTGTGGCAGGGTGCGCTGCAGAAATACGGCTCGCCGGAAGCCGCCCGTAAATGGGTGGCACCGCCCGGGCGGTCGCAGCACAACCACGGCAACGCGGCGGATCTGAAATATCTGAACGATGCGGCGCGACAGTGGGCGCACTCGAATGCGGCCAATTACGGCCTTGCTTTCCCGTTGTCGAATGAGGATTGGCATGTGGAGCTGGCCGGCGCACGCGGCCGCGGCAGTCACGCGCCAGTTCAGGCGGTACAGGGCAGGGGTGCTGTGCCTGGCGCGCAGCCCCAAACAGGGCCGACCGCATTTGGTGATGCGGTTGCGCCGCGCGGCCCGGTTGACTTCGGTTCGGCCATCTCAGGGTATCTCGCGCAGCGCCAGCAGCGTGACGAAGAAGCTGCCGCCGAACAGCAGCGGCGGGCGCTTCTATTCGGCGGCATCGGGAGCATGTACGGGTAG
- a CDS encoding GNAT family N-acetyltransferase encodes MFIRLALKEDVSSIVDMARANCDETCADEDFDAGMVHATFARYLETANPTFFVVEDHRQVIGFLQCYMFGYDYRAGLYTVQKVLYVKPEKRGTRAAVLLIKHLIQWSQQLGADRIEGGNDNSFQSERTAKFLSHFGFETVGFAMRKKLEEQSHGR; translated from the coding sequence ATGTTCATTAGGCTGGCGCTCAAGGAAGACGTATCAAGCATCGTTGATATGGCGAGAGCGAACTGCGATGAGACATGCGCGGACGAGGACTTCGACGCCGGCATGGTGCATGCCACTTTCGCCCGGTATCTGGAGACAGCAAACCCGACCTTCTTCGTGGTCGAAGACCACCGCCAGGTGATCGGGTTCTTGCAGTGCTACATGTTCGGGTATGACTACCGGGCTGGACTTTATACGGTCCAGAAGGTACTTTACGTGAAGCCGGAAAAACGCGGAACTCGGGCAGCCGTCCTTCTCATCAAGCATCTCATCCAGTGGAGCCAGCAACTTGGCGCGGACCGGATCGAAGGTGGTAATGATAATTCTTTCCAATCAGAGCGCACAGCCAAATTTCTGAGCCACTTCGGTTTCGAGACGGTTGGCTTCGCGATGCGGAAGAAGCTGGAAGAGCAGAGCCATGGGCGGTAA
- a CDS encoding glycoside hydrolase family 108 protein yields MDRNFARALPLVLKHEGGFVNNAKDPGGATNKGVTLATFRRFVKSNGTVEDLKSITDAQVSTVYYRGYWAAVQAHALPAGVDYAVFDFAVNSGPTRAAKYLQQVVGVKVDGRIGPLTVAAVERHGVGTVIEDLCNARLGFLKRAKNRKTGALLWPTFGKGWSRRVIEVRSAACGMIGDPADIQVVPVEIEVEKHVVPDSVEHQVKRKTNLWSWITGIFGTGGVGLGALLGADWQAILAFGGLMLGGLIVILLLRRQIVAAVKDIQESFA; encoded by the coding sequence ATGGACCGCAATTTCGCCCGCGCCCTGCCTCTCGTGCTCAAGCATGAAGGCGGCTTCGTCAATAACGCCAAAGACCCCGGCGGTGCCACCAACAAAGGCGTCACGCTGGCCACCTTCCGCCGCTTCGTGAAGTCGAACGGCACGGTTGAAGATCTCAAGAGCATAACGGACGCTCAAGTCTCAACCGTCTACTACCGAGGCTATTGGGCCGCCGTTCAGGCGCACGCGCTACCCGCGGGCGTCGACTACGCAGTGTTCGACTTTGCGGTAAACAGCGGCCCAACCCGCGCGGCGAAGTACCTTCAACAGGTTGTCGGCGTGAAGGTTGACGGGCGGATCGGTCCGTTGACAGTGGCCGCCGTCGAGCGGCATGGGGTCGGCACCGTCATAGAAGATCTGTGCAATGCGCGGTTGGGTTTCCTGAAACGCGCCAAGAACCGGAAGACCGGCGCGCTGCTGTGGCCGACCTTCGGCAAGGGCTGGTCGCGGCGCGTGATCGAAGTGCGTAGTGCGGCGTGCGGGATGATCGGCGACCCGGCGGATATACAGGTCGTCCCGGTCGAGATCGAGGTTGAGAAACACGTTGTTCCCGACAGCGTCGAGCACCAAGTCAAGCGGAAAACAAATCTGTGGAGCTGGATCACCGGCATCTTCGGCACTGGTGGCGTCGGCCTTGGCGCACTTCTCGGCGCGGACTGGCAAGCTATTCTGGCGTTCGGGGGGTTGATGCTCGGCGGGCTGATCGTGATCCTGTTGCTGCGCCGGCAGATCGTCGCCGCCGTCAAGGACATTCAGGAGAGCTTCGCGTGA
- a CDS encoding phage major capsid protein has product MAFTADEIADINNMALETNLNKGTIFKQDVANKPMLAAFQASAGQFPGGKENVSFLVGSGYGGGTLSGYTGDDQLSHYNPTGSVRFRMPWKEHYLGMQVTMTELKNDGIDVVESGSDQRTREMSGREVQALANILDEKHERMGADYNFSLDRLVHGDGSSDVKALAGIQAFILDNPFIGSTGGISRVANTWWRNDAMTASANGSGGLNKITSSKDNGGALIAALDIAARRRSKFATGQTKTRYFAGSEFIDAYKSELRANGSYTQTGWRGASPDGSMGNPSHGGLNLEWDPTMDDTSRSKFCYAIDMGKRGLRLMYMDGQKYKKHNPARPYDRMVMYNGVSMTGLMVARQLNTSGVYEIN; this is encoded by the coding sequence ATGGCATTTACTGCTGACGAAATCGCAGACATCAACAACATGGCGCTTGAGACGAACCTGAACAAGGGGACGATCTTCAAGCAGGACGTTGCAAACAAGCCGATGCTGGCAGCTTTTCAGGCGTCGGCTGGCCAGTTCCCGGGCGGCAAGGAAAACGTCTCCTTCCTGGTCGGTTCCGGCTACGGCGGCGGCACTCTCTCCGGTTACACCGGGGATGACCAGCTCAGCCACTACAACCCGACCGGGTCGGTTCGCTTCCGCATGCCGTGGAAGGAACACTATCTCGGTATGCAGGTCACTATGACCGAGTTGAAGAACGACGGTATTGATGTCGTCGAAAGCGGCTCGGATCAGCGCACCCGCGAAATGAGTGGCCGTGAGGTTCAGGCTCTCGCCAATATTCTTGACGAGAAGCACGAGCGCATGGGCGCCGACTACAACTTCTCGCTCGATCGCCTCGTCCACGGCGACGGGTCCAGCGACGTGAAAGCACTCGCCGGCATCCAGGCCTTCATTCTTGACAATCCTTTCATCGGGTCGACAGGCGGCATCAGCCGTGTGGCGAACACCTGGTGGCGGAACGACGCCATGACAGCATCCGCGAACGGCTCCGGTGGCCTCAACAAGATCACCTCGTCAAAGGACAATGGCGGCGCGCTCATCGCAGCTTTGGATATCGCCGCCCGGCGCCGCTCGAAGTTCGCAACCGGGCAGACCAAGACCCGGTACTTCGCCGGCTCGGAGTTCATCGACGCCTACAAATCCGAGTTGCGCGCCAACGGCTCGTACACTCAGACTGGTTGGCGTGGTGCCTCGCCCGACGGCTCCATGGGCAACCCGAGCCACGGCGGTCTCAACCTCGAATGGGATCCGACGATGGACGACACGTCGCGCAGCAAGTTCTGCTACGCCATCGATATGGGCAAGCGCGGTCTGCGCCTGATGTACATGGATGGCCAGAAGTACAAGAAGCACAACCCGGCCCGTCCGTATGACCGCATGGTCATGTACAACGGCGTCTCCATGACAGGCCTGATGGTTGCGCGTCAGCTCAACACTTCCGGCGTCTACGAGATCAACTGA
- a CDS encoding phage tail protein translates to MADPTPYVVSYSFSGFQASSPAAPLPAASVDNEFTNIETTLSETIAAVADVRRADGNLKNGSVGPDQLSPALTNNWRPRGEWSNDSVEYYAGDGVFHDGYFYVSRLFHTSSGATEPSIDPVTWLVQFALATAVGNMLVSVYDPNFRELDVFDTDSHQDGTTNKVFTALEKTKLANMEAGATATPYTPAGSILAYAGASAPSGWLLCYGQAVSRTTYADLFTALSTTYGVGDGSTTFNLPDLRGRSLSGKDNMGGSAASRLTTGGSGVDGATLGAVGGSETHTLTTAQLASHTHSFTGDATGAGGAHTHPVGGATDSAGSNATQRFVFGGSANTDTVSTSGISATHTHTTSGTNAPAGSGAAHNNVQPTLVCNYIIKT, encoded by the coding sequence ATGGCCGACCCGACACCCTACGTAGTCAGCTACAGCTTCTCGGGCTTCCAGGCCTCCAGCCCCGCGGCTCCTTTACCAGCGGCCAGCGTGGACAACGAGTTCACCAACATCGAGACGACACTATCCGAGACGATAGCGGCGGTTGCCGACGTTCGGCGGGCAGATGGCAATTTGAAGAACGGCAGCGTCGGCCCGGATCAGCTATCCCCGGCGCTGACGAACAACTGGAGGCCGCGCGGCGAGTGGTCAAATGACAGCGTCGAGTATTATGCCGGCGATGGCGTCTTCCACGACGGGTATTTCTACGTGTCGCGGCTGTTTCACACCTCATCCGGCGCTACAGAGCCGAGTATTGACCCGGTTACGTGGCTGGTGCAGTTCGCGCTGGCGACGGCGGTCGGCAACATGCTGGTGTCCGTCTACGATCCGAATTTCCGCGAGCTGGACGTTTTCGATACCGACAGCCACCAGGACGGCACCACCAACAAGGTCTTCACGGCGCTCGAAAAGACGAAGCTCGCCAACATGGAAGCCGGCGCCACTGCAACGCCGTATACACCCGCAGGTTCGATCCTCGCTTACGCCGGAGCCTCGGCCCCGTCCGGTTGGCTGCTTTGCTATGGCCAAGCCGTCAGCCGCACAACCTACGCAGACCTGTTCACTGCGCTGAGCACGACCTACGGGGTGGGCGACGGGTCCACCACGTTCAACCTCCCTGACCTACGTGGCCGCAGCCTCTCCGGCAAGGACAACATGGGCGGCTCGGCGGCCTCCCGTCTGACGACGGGCGGTTCCGGTGTCGACGGTGCGACGCTCGGCGCAGTCGGCGGTTCGGAGACGCACACGCTCACGACCGCGCAGCTTGCCAGCCACACCCACTCCTTTACCGGTGATGCAACAGGGGCCGGCGGTGCGCACACTCACCCGGTCGGTGGTGCGACAGACAGCGCGGGTAGCAACGCGACGCAAAGGTTCGTGTTCGGCGGCAGCGCCAACACCGACACCGTCAGCACGTCGGGGATCAGCGCGACGCACACGCACACCACCTCGGGTACGAACGCTCCGGCGGGCTCAGGAGCGGCGCACAACAACGTGCAGCCGACGCTGGTCTGCAATTACATCATCAAAACGTGA